The sequence TATTTTGGCTGTTGTATCTTGCTTTGACTCATCTCAGGCCAGGGGTCTAAAGAAGCTTATTTTACTACAGATATGATAATAACACAGGCTAGAATAGAAATACAAGAAACAGAGAACAAAATTCTGTTACAAGAGAGAAGGGGACATAAAATTCATTGACTGTAAGTCCCCGATTTGGTAGAAAAAGGGGCCAGAACCCAGAAAAGTCAgtgacttccccaaggtcacacaactaatgAAAGCTGactgaaatggttaaaaaaatggGATTGCaaatttttcatgtatttatttattttggcccTTAAAACAATCAACTAAAGTAGACATTATAAGCCCAAGAAAATCCTGGAACAGAAATCCAATGGGTAAAATGAAGGGGGAAATTTGAAGAATAACTTTccttggtcagagaaaatgccaGGCCTATGCCTATTTTCTAAAACTTTCCTAGGTGAGGGCATCATGGGTTTGGGGGTCTCTATGGTAGCTGGAAGAATTGAAGCCGTGGACGTTAATGCAAGGGGTACATTGGAACTTCGCCCTCTTTAATTTTGGATCAgtgttttgtggttgttgttgttaggtgccattgagttgtctctgacttgtagcaaccctgtgtacaacagaaggaaacactaccccgtcctggaccatcctcacaatggttgctatgtttgagcccgttgttgcagccactgtgtcaattcatctcgtcaagcaacttcctctttttccctgaccctctactttaccaagcgtgatgtccttttccagggactggtgcatcctgataacatgttctgtTTGGTGGTAAAAcgggcttaaaaaaataaaaataaaaagtagctgtttagtcagttccaactcatggtaaccccatatgtgtcagagaagaactgggtggtctcgagccaccaacctttcaatcagCAGTGAGGCATGTTAAGTTTTTTCACCAACCTGGAACTCTGGTAAGACTGGTAGATTCAGCTTAGATGGATAAACTTTGTGTTCTGGAGAGATGAGGTCATTCATCTGAAGGGCAAACATATTGCCTACATTTAATTAATAATGTGTCATTTACCCCAAAACCACTGTCGTTGAGTcattttcaacttatagtgatcatataggacagggtagaattgccccgtagggtttccaaggctgtaaatctttaaggaaccagcctgctacatctttctcccgtggagtggctggtatgtttgaaccactgacctttctgttagcagtcaagtgcgtaacctctgtgccaccagtgttccttatTATGTGCCCCATACTTTACCAAATACATTGCATGCAGTGTCTCATATAATCCTTATAATAATTATCTGAAGTAAATATTAGTCTCTTCTAGAATTTACACATTAGAGAAATTAACTGCTAAAATTACAGGTGATAGAACCAGGACTAGACTCAGGTCTATCTGGGGCTAGTGCCTTTGTTCTAAAGCCCTCTACTACATTGTTGCTAAGGAGATATTAGAACAAGAAATAAAGGGGGGGGGATCTTGCCTCTTTGGGTGATATTGGATAGGCCAGAAACGCAAACTGGTGGTCTACAGAACAACTCTTGCTGAATACTGTTTTATTTGATTAACATATTTGTGaattatgaaaaaaattgaattacttcccaacatttaaaaattatgagATCTCAAATAAGATTCTGggtgtttattttctctttgaggATCAGAACATTTGGTAATATCGGCCTAGTGTTCTGGAGCTGAGTAGTCATGTCCCTTAAAATAGGATTTGCCACATCCTTTTGCCCCTCTTGTTATTCATCTTTCACAAATTTTACTTCACTCATTTACTTCACTGCACTGCCTCTGTAAGGATTTGAATTTGTGACCTCAGCTCTAGACTTTGAAGAGAGATAAAGTGAGTAGTCTTGCTTAGCAATCATATTCTTAGATTCTGAGTTCTTGATCCCAGATTCCCTCAGGGCATGTGTGCGTACTTCTCAAGGTCACTGCTGGTAAGTTATGTTTCCACTTGCTAAATAAGGAACCTTTCCTCTCTGACAGTGACCTTGGGATATTGGTTATGTAGCACTCCTCCCTTCTAACCCTCTTTAATATCACATGATCATTTGCTGATTATCCATCTCACAGTAACTTCTACACCATTTGATTCATTAAGACAGTTACAAAGTCCTACCCAGTTACGAGTAGAAAAGAAGTAGACTTTATAATAAGGGAGTGACAAGACTCTGGGAGAGCACGTGGATTAGAAATGTTTCTATCACCATTTTTGGAAAGTACAATCTGCTACATCATACTACATTGTACTTTCCCCCCACAAGACTGAGAGTTCCGTGAGGGCTGTGACTGTATCTTATTCATCCCAGTATATAttattaagtaaataaataaagattttcACCATTTcatgaaggttaaaaaaaaaaaaaaattaccatcgagtcctactcatagtgacccttaggacagggtagaactgttctataaagtttccaagaagcagctagtggcttcaaactgccaaccttttggttagcagacaagctcttaaccactatgccgccagggctcctcacgCAGGTTAGACATTATAAAGAAGGGAGGAGCAAGGGCACATTTAAGGAAATATTGACTCCAAGGCCAGACCCAGCTAATAACAAAAGGCTCGGGTCACCTGATCTCGGATCTGTTTGGTCTTCACACTGTAAACAATGGGATTCATCAGGGGAGGAACTAGAAGATACATGAAGCCCATGACCACCTGGACCAGATGGGGTGCCTGCTTGCCGAAGCGGTGGATGACAGATAAGCCAATCATTGGAGTATAAAAGAGCAACACAGCACAGATGTGAGAGACACAAGTGTTCAGAGCTTTGAGTCTCTCAGCCCTGGAGGCGATGGACAGCACAGTGTGCAGGATTAGGGCATAGGAGAAGAAAATGAGCAGTGAGTCCACACCCACTGTAGAAATAATGACAAACATGCCATAGATGCTGTTGGCTTTGATATCTGCACAGCCCAAATTCATCACTTCCTGGTGGAGACAATAGGAATGTGAGAGAACTGAAGAGTGACAGTAGGGGAATCTCTTAAGCATAAAAGGCAACGGTAAGATGAGTGTTACACTTCGGCCCAAGGAAGCCAGGCCAATCCTGCCAATGGCTGTGTTGGTAAGGATGGACGCGTAGTGCAAGGGGTGACAAATGGCCACAAAGCGGTCGAAGGCCATTGACAGTAGCACAGAGGACTCCAGGAAGGATAAGCAGTGAATGAAAAAGAGCTGGGCAAAACAAGCATTGTGGCCAATCTCTCGTGTCCCCATCCAAAAGATGCCCAGCACTGTTGGGAGGGTACAAAGGGAGAGGCCTAGATCAGTCAAAGCCAGCATGGATAGGAAGAGGTACATAGGCTCATGGAGTGAGGGCTCAGTTTTAATAATAAAGAGAATCATGCAGTTTCCCAGGATGGAAACCAGGTACATGAAGCACAGGGGGATGGAGATCCATATGTGCATGTGCTCTAGCCCAGGAATACCACTCAGCAGGAAGGTAGAGGGAGTGCTGCTGCTGTTTCCCAGGTATTCCAATATCTTGTGTctggagggaaggggaggtggaTTCTCTCCGAAATCCCTGAAATGAATAGAGGAAATGACAGTGATTGCAaatgggcaggaaaaaaaaaaaaatagaattaagcaGACTTAGAACTTTACAACTACTGCAGACGTTGTTGCACACCCGGGTTCCCTCAACACTTTTTTGATAGAAATGCTTTTAGTTTCATATtttgataaggaaactgagacatggAATTGCTGTTAAGGTCATGCAACTTCTAAGGGTTATGCTGAGTGAGTTGGGTATTCTCCATTCTTTGAACTCTGCTCTTTCTGGATCGCATCAGTCTCCTTTGCCTTCTGGCTTTTTGTTAGAATCAACCAATGGGAAGCACCTACAAGAAGTAGAAGCATGGGAGGAGGGAGAATCCAGGCCCCCTCCATGTGGCACTGTGGTTTAGCAGTGGCTGTGTTCTACCACCAAAAACCACAGTTCTACTTGGGGACTTTTCTCCCTCAGCAACAGGTCTCCATGGATTTCGGTAGCTACTCTCACTTTTTGTCCCTTCAGCCTAAGAGATGACAGGAATATTGGTGTCCCCATTGGTCAGACTTAACTTTTCTCATCCTTGTAAATCAATCTTTTCTTCTAAGATTATCGCAAATGTCCCAGTCTTTCTTtaatctcttcctttcccttttctttctttgagaATTTCgctattttcatttgtttaaacTCACTGGCCAGGTATGACCTCTAACCTTAGACACAGGCCAACCCTTCACTCACCTCCTCCTCAGCTCTCCCTGTCTTAGAAGCCTGGCCTGGTCCAGATAGCTAGCTCATCAATGCTGCTCGACTCACCAGAGTCTAGAGAAAACTTGAGGGTGTGTGAATGGCTATCTGTAAAATTATTCCTGATGCAAGAATTATAAATCAAAGCTTATCTTCCAGCCAGTCAGTAGTTCTCATTCCCCAGAAGTCTAGGCTTCAACTGCCGTGGGTCCAGGTGGCACAGGAGGCTGAGGTATTTCCTAATCATGACCACATCCCCATTTGTAAGGCAGAGTCCATGAGATGCCATAGAACAAAAGGGCAATGATACAGGTAGAGCTCAGTCTtctgcagatgagaaaatgaggCCTCAGGAGAGAACACTCAGTGAGCAGAGGTTGCACACTGAGTTAGATCTCCAGACTTCCGGGAACAGTGATCTTCATACTCTTAACTAATAATACCATTAGAATATAAGCTCAAAGAGAGCAGGGGCTTTACTCTGTTTTCCTCTATAAAGCCAGTACCTATCATATGCCCTGGTGTACAGTTggtgctaagatttttttttctttatgaataaGAGTTAAATTTTACTTAGTACTAATTTATTTTATCTCCTTAAGAAAACTCTgtgaataaatattaataaaacccagtgccgtcaagtggattcctactcatagcgaccctataggacagagtagaactccccatagagtttccaaggagtgtctggtggattcaaattgccgaccctttggttagcagctgtaccacttaactgctacgccatcagggtttcctaaatacTAATAGCATTATACTATAGATGAAGACAcagaggcttagagagattaatTAATTTTTCTAAGATCAGAGAGAAAGTACAGGGTCAAAAAGGGAGTTGAGCTAAGGTCTGAAATTTCTGTAGATTCCAGGCTTTAAACACTATTATGCTGCTTTTCCATAGAGGTGATAATTCACTGTCAAATATCCATAGTTAACATAaaatcagactgcagaagttgtggaatgacatcaaggacactgcacaagaagaaagcaagaggtcactgaaaagacaaaatagaaaagaccaaaatgaatgtcataagagactctgaaacttgctcttgaatgtcgagtagctaaagtgaacagaagaaatgatgaagtaaaagagctgaacagaagatttcaaagggcagctccagaagacaaagtaaagtattataatgacatgtgcaaaggccagaagttagaaaatcaaaagagaagaacaggctcagcatttctcaagttgaaagaacagaagaaaaaatccaagccttgagttgctatactgaaggattctatgggcaaaatactgaatgacactggaagcatcaaaacaagatggaagactacacagagttactgtaccaaaaaaaattggtcgacattcagttatttcaggaggtagcatataatcaagaaccaatggtactgaaggaagaagtccaagctgcactgaagacactggcaaaaaacaaggctccaggaattgatgggataccaattgggatgtttcaacaaacggatgcagtgctgaaagtgctaactcatctatggcaataaatttggaagagagctacctggccaactgactagaagaggtcgatatttatgcctattccaatggCATGTGA comes from Elephas maximus indicus isolate mEleMax1 chromosome 7, mEleMax1 primary haplotype, whole genome shotgun sequence and encodes:
- the LOC126079160 gene encoding olfactory receptor 51G2, which produces MHIWISIPLCFMYLVSILGNCMILFIIKTEPSLHEPMYLFLSMLALTDLGLSLCTLPTVLGIFWMGTREIGHNACFAQLFFIHCLSFLESSVLLSMAFDRFVAICHPLHYASILTNTAIGRIGLASLGRSVTLILPLPFMLKRFPYCHSSVLSHSYCLHQEVMNLGCADIKANSIYGMFVIISTVGVDSLLIFFSYALILHTVLSIASRAERLKALNTCVSHICAVLLFYTPMIGLSVIHRFGKQAPHLVQVVMGFMYLLVPPLMNPIVYSVKTKQIRDQILGR